In the genome of Luteitalea pratensis, the window CTCATGCCACTTCTTGTGATAGTTCGAAGCGCCCTGGCCCCACTGGTCCGAGCCGCGCCGGGCGACGTTGCGTGAGACGAGACTCTCGCTTGCGAGCACCCGATAGGCGAGGTTCTTGACCAGGCTCTTTTCCATCCGCTCGTTCGGATCACCGAGCCCAGGAATGACCTGCGAGCGTTTCGGGACGCGCCCGAGCGCTTCCTTGATCTGCCGCTGCGTGTCTGCCGACTCGGTCTCCCCGAGCCAGCGCGCCTCCTCCTCGAGGCTCTTCGTGAAGAGCCTCGTCTCTTCGTCCCATGGCAGGAACGCGTAACTCACCTCGTCGATCTCTTCGGCGGCCCAGCCCGTGAATTCCATGCCGTCCTGGAGCGACTGCCACGGGAAGCCGTCCTGCAACTTGACGCGGGTGAAGCGCTCTTCGCCGGCGGCATAGACGATGCGGCCGTCCTCCACGAACGTGACGGTGGAGTCCTTGTCGAGGGGAGAGATGCCGAGAACCTTCATGAATGCTGTGCCTGTCCTGCCAGGAACTTCGAGCGGAAGTCCGCGGGCGTCGAGGGGAGCCCCTGCAGCTCCCCGAAGAAGAATGCGCAGTACGCGTCGATGGTGTCGAGGAACTGCTGCAACTGGAGGGCCGAGCGCACGTACGGCGTGTGCCCGACGTCGAGTGAGGGACTGTGGAATGTCAGTGAAAACGTGCGCAGCCCCTCGCGCAAGAGCGTGCGGGTCACGGCCTTCATCTCCTCGAGGGTGGAGGCCTCCGGCGACAACATGATCCGGTTGGTCACGCCGAGCCTCGCCAGGATGCCCGCCGCCTTCACCCGCTCGCCCAGGGAAGAGGCGGCAATGGCCTGCAGAGGAGCCTTCAGGGAACCCGCCCAGCCTGCATACCCGTGGGTGAGGGGCAGCTCGAGCAGGCGGCCCGCCTGCATCATGAACGCCCGCGAGTCGAAGCCGCGGAAGTCCGGCCCTCCATCGTCGGAGGGCGGCAGCGTCGGGTTGATGCTCGCATCCGTGTCGTAGCCATGATCGACCAGCCACGCGAGCGTGTTCGTGCCGAGCCCATACCGGCCGGCCTTGTAGACGAGCGGGGTCACCCCGGCGTGCGAGACGATGGCCTCGTGGAGCGTCGTCAGCTTGCGCATCTCGAGATCGGGGTCGAGGTTGCACGCGTAGCTGTGAAAGCCGTCCACCGGCTCCTCGAAGGGCGGCGTCACCCAGGGGTGCAGGTGGGCGCCAACCTGGC includes:
- a CDS encoding polysaccharide deacetylase family protein; amino-acid sequence: MSASPTVASSPLRPLTPEVLGAEYLGVRSTRPLLFVVVDTEEEFDWRAPFTRASTSVRAMCHVERGQAIFDRYAIRPTYVIDYCVATQDEGYAPLVEFAQANRCQVGAHLHPWVTPPFEEPVDGFHSYACNLDPDLEMRKLTTLHEAIVSHAGVTPLVYKAGRYGLGTNTLAWLVDHGYDTDASINPTLPPSDDGGPDFRGFDSRAFMMQAGRLLELPLTHGYAGWAGSLKAPLQAIAASSLGERVKAAGILARLGVTNRIMLSPEASTLEEMKAVTRTLLREGLRTFSLTFHSPSLDVGHTPYVRSALQLQQFLDTIDAYCAFFFGELQGLPSTPADFRSKFLAGQAQHS